A single Cyprinus carpio isolate SPL01 chromosome A6, ASM1834038v1, whole genome shotgun sequence DNA region contains:
- the LOC109106077 gene encoding lipoma-preferred partner homolog, whose product MDEASLGFQIKGPEKTLEERRSSLDAEIDSLTSILVDLENSSPYKPRTPQNSASPAATGSNAPVTGYRRMVIPPQPPLTATKKSTPKPQTPPTVPSPASSSPRPQYQPAPQPVPASYTTASTPSQPTFNVQVRAAQPGPQQQPVRGPAQVQYMPAQPRGPDFAYGPPQPGFCPAPSGGYQDQHYGGAPAYGGHNTWRAEPSHHAAPPPSHGYQPAPPKKTYITDPPASLTPFGGGTSAPHKGRPAEETGPPD is encoded by the exons ATGGATGAGGCCTCCCTCGGCTTTCAG atAAAAGGTCCTGAGAAAACTCTAGAAGAGAGACGTTCTAGTCTGGATGCTGAGATCGACTCTCTGACCAGCATCCTGGTCGACCTAGAGAACAGCTCACCATACAAACCGCGCACGCCGCAG AATTCTGCTAGCCCAGCTGCGACAGGCTCCAACGCTCCTGTTACAGGTTATCGGCGCATGGTCATCCCACCTCAACCCCCTCTAACCGCCACTAAGAAGTCCACCCCAAAACCACAGACCCCTCCAACCGTCCCTTCTCCGGCTTCGTCATCTCCACGGCCCCAATACCAGCCTGCTCCCCAGCCTGTCCCAGCATCCTACACCACCGCCTCTACTCCTAGCCAGCCCACCTTCAATGTTCAGGTCAGGGCCGCCCAGCCTGGGCCCCAGCAGCAGCCGGTCCGCGGGCCAGCCCAGGTACAGTACATGCCGGCTCAACCCAGAGGCCCTGATTTTGCATACGGGCCTCCGCAGCCAGGATTCTGCCCTGCTCCGTCTGGAGGCTACCAGGACCAACACTATGGTGGAGCTCCTGCTTATGGAGGTCATAACACATGGAGAGCTGAGCCTAGTCACCATGCTGCTCCTCCACCCAGCCACGGGTACCAGCCCGCTCCCCCGAAAAAAACCTACATCACTGATCCTCCTGCCAGCCTGACACCCTTCGGCGGTGGGACTTCTGCTCCTCATAAG